The Bacteroidota bacterium genome has a segment encoding these proteins:
- a CDS encoding DUF512 domain-containing protein yields MPIQVAAVDPGSLADELGWGPGDQVLAVDGQSIEDELDFRFRTGGEEALTLKVRLDGTLDQQHVTKDPDEPFGATFEEFRIKTCGDDCVFCFVDQNPVGLRDTLYFRDGDFRMSFLYGNYITVTNLRERNLARIVEQRLSPLYISVHCTDDAIRSRMMGHRTQRDRLMEKLRYFHEHGIEMHAQIVLVPGFNDAGALVQTILDLYEFHEQLFSVSIVPVGLTRHRRELTDLRLVTPTEAQQLVRLTERWQAFFRDTIGRGFVYLSDEVYILGGLDFPQEDSYDGYPLMENGVGMSRDFLNELAFQAEDLPGVLPVPRRLTLVTGTLTADLMRDRIAPVLRQVDNLDVQVVECHNRLFGDSVTVSGLLNYKSFHKTLKPLADAGEIGDLVLLPPDSVNFEGLFLDNVPGKNSPADLSDALGGVPVEVFQGDWLDVIEHLELGSTEVELV; encoded by the coding sequence ATGCCGATCCAGGTCGCCGCCGTCGATCCCGGGAGCCTCGCTGACGAACTCGGCTGGGGGCCGGGCGACCAGGTGCTCGCCGTGGACGGCCAGAGCATCGAGGACGAACTCGACTTCCGCTTCCGCACGGGTGGCGAGGAGGCGCTCACGCTCAAGGTGCGCCTCGACGGCACGCTCGACCAGCAGCACGTCACCAAAGACCCCGACGAGCCCTTCGGCGCGACCTTCGAGGAGTTCCGCATCAAGACCTGCGGCGACGACTGCGTCTTTTGCTTCGTCGACCAGAACCCCGTCGGCCTCCGGGACACGCTCTACTTCCGTGACGGCGACTTCCGGATGTCGTTCCTCTACGGCAACTACATCACCGTCACCAACCTCCGCGAGCGCAACCTCGCCCGCATCGTCGAGCAGCGCCTAAGCCCGCTCTACATCTCCGTCCACTGCACCGACGATGCCATCCGCAGCCGGATGATGGGCCACCGCACGCAGCGCGACCGGCTCATGGAGAAGCTGCGCTACTTCCACGAGCACGGCATCGAGATGCACGCGCAGATCGTGCTCGTGCCCGGCTTCAACGACGCAGGCGCGCTCGTCCAGACGATTCTCGACCTCTACGAATTCCACGAGCAGCTCTTCTCGGTGTCCATCGTGCCGGTCGGCCTGACGCGCCACCGCCGCGAACTCACCGACCTCCGCCTCGTGACGCCAACCGAGGCGCAGCAACTCGTCCGCCTCACGGAGCGCTGGCAGGCCTTCTTCCGCGACACCATCGGACGCGGGTTCGTCTACCTCTCCGACGAGGTCTACATCCTCGGCGGGCTCGACTTCCCGCAGGAGGACAGCTACGACGGCTACCCGCTCATGGAGAACGGCGTCGGGATGAGCCGGGACTTCCTCAACGAGTTGGCGTTCCAGGCCGAGGACCTCCCGGGCGTCCTCCCGGTGCCGCGCCGCCTGACGCTCGTGACGGGCACCCTCACCGCCGATCTGATGCGCGACCGCATCGCACCCGTCTTGCGCCAGGTCGACAACCTCGACGTGCAGGTCGTGGAGTGCCACAACCGCCTCTTCGGCGATTCGGTGACAGTGAGCGGGCTGCTCAACTACAAGTCGTTCCACAAAACTCTGAAGCCGCTCGCCGACGCGGGGGAGATTGGCGACCTCGTCCTGCTCCCGCCCGACAGCGTCAACTTCGAGGGGCTGTTCCTCGACAACGTGCCGGGCAAGAACAGTCCCGCTGACCTGTCGGATGCTCTCGGCGGCGTGCCCGTCGAGGTCTTCCAGGGCGACTGGCTCGACGTGATCGAGCACCTCGAACTGGGCAGCACCGAAGTGGAACTGGTCTGA